The genomic DNA TCGCGGGACGTCAGGGTTTCTTCGCCGGGCATGGGTCACCTCCTGGGGGCTGTCGTGGGCAGCGTTCACCGCCGCCGGCGCAGGCGTTGATTGGGTATCAGCATAGATGCATTTGTCTATTTTCGCTGGGGCTGTGGGGGCTACCGGGAGCTCGGCAAGTTGGTGAACAACGCGGTCGCCTCGTAGACTTGCGTCTCTGATTGCGCGTGACACGCGTTTCCCGTTCCAATCGGTACAGCCAATCAGAACAGCCAACCCGAACCAGTATGTATGAAGGAAGCCACCAAGTGTCCAAGATCATCGTTGCCGGCTGGGTCGAGATCCCGATCGAAAAGCGCGCCGAAGCGCTCGACCTCGCCAAAGAGCTCATCGACCCAACCCGCACCCAGCCCGGCTGCATCGACTACGCTTGGACCGCCGTTTTCTTCGAGTAGCCCATTCCATTCCGGGAGTTTGCATGATCGAAACACGAGACACCTTTTGCAGAATCTGTGAGTCGATGGGCGGGCTCAAGGTAGAATAGGGGGAAGAACAGAATGACTCCCGAAACGCACTATGCGAAGCACGACGGAGTCAACATCGCCTACCAGGTCACTGGCGAGGGCGAGGGCGACCTGGTCTTCGTTCCGGGCTGGGTGTCACACGTGGAATACGCCTGGGAGGAACCGAGCTTCGCGCCCTTCCTCGAGCGCATGTCACGCTTTTCTCGGCTGATCCTGCTGGATCGGCGAGGCACCGGACTTTCCGATCCGGTCGATCGGCTTCCAACGCTCGACGAGCGGATGGACGACTTGCGGGCCGTTCTCGATGCGGCGGGATCGAAACGCGCCTTCCTGTTCGGGATCTCCGAAAGTGGCCCGATGTGTATTCTCTTTGCCGCAACGCATCCGGGCCGAACAGCCGGGCTCGTGCTGTGCAACACCTTTGCCACGGGCTTGTGGTCCGAGGACTACCCCTGGGCGCTGACGAGTGTCCAGTGGGACCGGTTCCTCCAACGCCTCGAGGCAGAGTGGGGCCAGGGCGTCACAGCAAAAATTTACGCGCCGTCCCGCGCGGATGACGAAGCCTTCGTTCGCAGTTGGGGGCGGTTCGAGCGGCGCGCAGTAAGCCCGGGCGCGATCCGGAAGATCATCGCCATGGCGAGTGACACCGACGTCAGGAGTATTCTCTCGTCGGTGAAGGTCCCAACGCTCGTCGTCCATCGCGAGGACAACCGAGCAACCCCCGTAGCCGGAGGTCGCTACCTGGCGGAGCACATCGAGGGCGCCAGAATGATCGAGGTGCCGGGTCGCGATCACTTTCCATGGGTCGGCGACACGGACGCGATCCTCGACGAAGTCGAACAATTTGTTACCGGTAGCCGTCACAGTGCAGAACCCGACCGAGTCCTCGCTACGGTGCTGTTCATGGACATCGTCGATTCCACGTCTCAGCTCGCGGAGCACGGGGATCGAAGCTACCGGGAGCTGCTGGAACAATTCTATTCGATCGTGCGCAAAGAACTCGCGCGACATCGCGGTCGCGAAATCGATACCGCCGGCGACGGTTTCTTCGCCACCTTCGACGGGCCCGCGCGAGCCATCCGCTGTGCGTGTGCAACCCGCAACGCGGTTGCCTCGCTGGGCATTTCAATCCGGGCGGGCCTCCACACGGGCGAGTGTGAGCTGCTCGGCGACAAGGTGACGGGCCTCGCCGTCCATCTCGGCGCCAGAGTGTGCGGAGCTGCGAGTGCCAACGAAGTACTCGTATCGAGCACCGTGAAGGACTTGGTTGCCGGCTCTGAGCTGAGCTTCACCAATCGCGGCAGCCACGAACTCAAGGGCATTCCCGGACTGTGGCAGCTCTACGCCGTCGACGGCTAAGTGTCCCTCGAGTCCCTTCGCCCGGGCGCGATCGACGCATTGGCGCATTGGCGCTAGAGCGGCATACCCGAAGGACGCACAGGCGTCTCGGAAATAGTCGTTCAATTGCGCGACTCGCTGTTGATCGAAGTGATTGGTGAAATTGCCGGGGTGGACCTGCCGCACGTGTTCGGAGATGTCTTCCTGCTCGGGGAACAGGTCCTGCTTGGCTACGATCTCTTCGAGACGACTTTGGGGGATCGAAATATTGAGGTAGTCGAGGATCGACCCGACAACTCGAAGCTTCTCGTAGACCAGGTCTTCGTAGTGGATGACCAGTGAATTCGCGTCCAGCAGCCCCGCATAGAGATCGAAATTGTCGCGGATGAATTCGCCATCGACGCCGAGCGAGTATTCGCCGATCGGCGTCTCCTGCAATTCCTTTCGCTTGGCAAGCATGGCATCGCGCAGCTCTCCTTCGGGCGGGAGCACATGGCTGTGCGCGTTCGAAAAGTAGAGCGAGACCATGATGTCGCGCGGGTCGCGCACCAGGATCACCTTCTTGTGCGCAGAAAGATCGGGACTCCGCAAGAAGGGAGGCAGAAAACGGTATCCGTGGAGCAGAAAGCCCCACTTGGGGAGACCGTCGAAGGTCGAATCCGGGATCCCGACTTCCTCCACGCCACGGTAGAAGAAGCACTCCGGTACATTCAGGGTCGAGACCTCAGCCACCTTGCAGCACTCGACCATGATCTCGTTGAGCATGCTGCTACCCGATTTGTGCAGCGCAAACAAAAACGAACTGGGTTCATGCAAGCTACTCGTGCGCCCCGGGTCGGCCATATCACTCCTGAATTCGGGAGACTTGCCAACGTGCTAATTGGCCGGGGTTGCGGGAACCCAGCTTTAATTACCTATCCTCCGCGGACGCGGCCTATGACACCCTCGCAATTTACGATGCCAGCGCCGCTCGGGGGAGTGAAGTCGTCATTCCACCTTCGAGGAGTGCGACGAGGTCGCATCAACAAAGTGACCTTGTCGCGCAAAAGTGGACAAGGTCAGCCGACCGTGGGCTTCAATACGTTAAGACACACGATGGCTACCGATGTGAGTTGCGAATGGGGCTTCACG from Myxococcales bacterium includes the following:
- a CDS encoding adenylate/guanylate cyclase domain-containing protein, which encodes MTPETHYAKHDGVNIAYQVTGEGEGDLVFVPGWVSHVEYAWEEPSFAPFLERMSRFSRLILLDRRGTGLSDPVDRLPTLDERMDDLRAVLDAAGSKRAFLFGISESGPMCILFAATHPGRTAGLVLCNTFATGLWSEDYPWALTSVQWDRFLQRLEAEWGQGVTAKIYAPSRADDEAFVRSWGRFERRAVSPGAIRKIIAMASDTDVRSILSSVKVPTLVVHREDNRATPVAGGRYLAEHIEGARMIEVPGRDHFPWVGDTDAILDEVEQFVTGSRHSAEPDRVLATVLFMDIVDSTSQLAEHGDRSYRELLEQFYSIVRKELARHRGREIDTAGDGFFATFDGPARAIRCACATRNAVASLGISIRAGLHTGECELLGDKVTGLAVHLGARVCGAASANEVLVSSTVKDLVAGSELSFTNRGSHELKGIPGLWQLYAVDG